The Phycisphaeraceae bacterium genome segment CTCGCCCATCACCGGCACCGGGCCCACGCCCATCACCGCGTCTGGGTCGATCGAGAGCGTCAGTGACCCGAGCAGGTAGGCCTCCTCGCAGGAAAGCATGGGGCTGACCATGAGGGCGACGCCCTTGCCCTGACTGCGCACGCTGTCGAGCCGCGCCTTCATCGCGCCATAGCCGGCCATCCACGCCTCGCGGGCGGCGGACTCCTCGAAGGGCGCTCGTCCCTTCACGCGAGGCAGCGTGAGCCGCCGGGGGCCGTGTACGAACTTCCACCCGTAGCGCACCTCGTCGGTGATCCACCACTTGTTCACGTCCAGGTTGGTGCGCGGCTTGACGCGGTAGACCTTGCCTTCGTGATGCTCCACCCACAGGTTGTCGCCCGACGCGGTGAGCCCGTCAATGGATGCGGCGCGCTTGAGGAACCAGACGCGCTGGGTGAAGAGGAAGTCCTTGTCCAGCAGCGCCCCGACCGGGCAGATGTCCACCACGTTGCCGGAAAGTTCGTTGTCCAGCGCGCGGCCGGGGAAGACGTCGATCTGCGCCGTCGAGCCGCGCCCTTCCACGATGAGTTCGCCCGTGCCGGTGACCTCGCGCGTGAAACGCACGCAGCGCGTACACATGATGCAGCGGTCGGAGTACAGCAGCACGTGCGGACCAACGTCCTTCTTGGGCTGCTTGTTCTTGGCCTCCTGGAAGCGCGACGCCGAGCGGCCGTACTGGTAGGAGTAGTCCTGCAGGTAGCACTCGCCCGCCTGGTCGCACACCGGGCAATCCACGGGGTGATTGATGAGCAGGAATTCCATGACCGCCTTCTGATTGGCGACGGCCTTGGGCGACTGAGTCGAGACCACCTGCCCATCACCCGCCGCGGTCTGGCACGTGGGCATGAGCTTGGGGATGGGCTCGAGGGCGTTGTTGTTGCGCGGGTTGGGCGCCCAGATTTCCGCCAGGCAGATTCGGCAGTTGGCGGGAATGCTCAGACCCGGGTGATAGCAGTAGTGGGGGATCTCGATGTCGTGATCCAGCGCCACCTGCAGAATGGTCTGACCCGGGGTGAAATCGAGCTTGCGGCCGTTGATCGTGATCTGGGGCATGGGAGCGGTAGTGTATGGCGCGGTGCGGCTCGTTGTCGTCGTGGCGACGGGTCGGTCGGCTTGTCGCATGCGTCGATTCCCCGCCCGGTCCTCCCCGGGCGTCAGCGACTCCGGAGAACCATCGCCCCAGGAGAAACGCGGGCCATCCACCCCGTCGCGTCGGCGGTCCCAACGACCCCGGCCAGGTGAATCCTCCTATGCTTTGGCGCGCCTTCGGCGGTGAATCCCTCGTCTACGGGAGCCAGTTCATGAGCGGCAGTTCCAACGTCGGCATGCACATTGACCACTGCATCGAGGAAGACCCGGTCCTCCTGGCCGCGTTCGAGGCCAAGATGGCCGCGGGCGAGATGATCGAAGCGGATGACTGGATGCCGCAGGCGTATCGCACGGGCATGCTGAAGATGGCCGAGCATCACGCCAACTCGGAGATCGTCGGGGCGCTGCCCGAAGGGGAGTGGATCACGCGCGCCCCGTCGCTGAAGCGAAAGCTCGCGCTGACGGCCAAGGTGCAGGACGAGGTGGGCCACGGGCAGATGCTCTACCGCGTGTCGCAGGACCTGGGCAAGAGCCGCGATGACATGCTGCGCGACCTGATCACGGGCAAGACGAAGTATCACAACTGCTTCAACTACCCCGCGCCCACGTGGGCCGACATCGCCATGATCCAGTGGCTGATCGACGGGGCGGCGATCATGAACCAGAAGACGCTGGCCGACGGCGCGTATGGCCCGTACGTGCGGACGATGCGCCGCATCAACATGGAGGAGGCGTTTCACTTCAAGAGCGGCGAGGACATGGTGCTGACCTTGATGAGCGGCACGAAGCGTCAGAAGCAGATGACGCAGGAGGCGTTCGACCGCTGGTGGGGCCCGGCGATCATGTTCTTCGGCCCGCCCGACAAGCCCAACGCCCGCGAACTGCCGCCCATGCGCTGGCGCATGAAGACGGTGACCAACGATGAACTGCGTCAGCGGTTCGTGGACCGCTTCGCGCCCGCGGCGATCGCGCTGGGGCTGACGATCAACATCGTGGAGAAGGATGAGCAGGGGATGGTGGTGCCGGGGTCCGTGCGCCCGGATGAGCGGGTGGTGCTGGATGAGAAGACGGGTCACTGGGGCTTCACGCCGCCGGACTGGGACGAGTTCTTCCGCGTGATCCGCGGCGGCGGGCCGTGCAACGCCAAGCGGCTGGCGCTGCGGCGGTTCTCGTACGAGCAGGGCCAGTGGGTGCGGCGTGCGGTGCTGGGTGGGAAGGTGAACCTGCCGCCGGCGGCGTAGCGGGTCATCGCTGTCGGCTGCGCCACTGCTCTTCCAACAAACCCCTCACAGCACAAACCGGCTCAGATCCTCATCCTTCAGGATCGGCCTCACCCGCTCGCGCACGAAGTCGGCGGTGATGATGACTTTGCTCGTCTTCTTCCTGGCCGCCAGTTCCGGGGCGTCGAAGGAGATCTGCTCGAAGACGCGTTCGAGGATGGTCATCAGCCGCCGCGCTCCGATGTTTTCCAACCGGCTGTTGGCCTCGGCGGCGAGTTCGGCCATGGCGTCGATGGCGGCCGGTTCGTAGGTGATCGTCAGCCCCTCCGATTCCAGCAGGGCCTTCTGCTGCGCAGTGAGCGCGTTGCGCGGCTCGGTGAGGATGCGCTGAAAGTCCTGCCTGGTGAGCGGGCTGAGTTCCACGCGGATGGGGAACCGCCCCTGCAGCTCGGGCATCAGGTCGCTCACGCTGGCCGAGTGGAACGCCCCGGCG includes the following:
- a CDS encoding molybdopterin-dependent oxidoreductase, coding for MPQITINGRKLDFTPGQTILQVALDHDIEIPHYCYHPGLSIPANCRICLAEIWAPNPRNNNALEPIPKLMPTCQTAAGDGQVVSTQSPKAVANQKAVMEFLLINHPVDCPVCDQAGECYLQDYSYQYGRSASRFQEAKNKQPKKDVGPHVLLYSDRCIMCTRCVRFTREVTGTGELIVEGRGSTAQIDVFPGRALDNELSGNVVDICPVGALLDKDFLFTQRVWFLKRAASIDGLTASGDNLWVEHHEGKVYRVKPRTNLDVNKWWITDEVRYGWKFVHGPRRLTLPRVKGRAPFEESAAREAWMAGYGAMKARLDSVRSQGKGVALMVSPMLSCEEAYLLGSLTLSIDPDAVMGVGPVPVMGEDRTFPGGFTMYAEKAPNARGVRRVLSQLTDTAHEYEGFLKAIGSSGAVILTGNYPSDWVTPALIDALKGKTIILLDTLETALVNIADVVLPGATWMEKSGTFENVKGRLQAFERAIEPIDFCKSEAQIALDMMALRAGEPGAAYDAPAVRRTMADALGLTEFTADLHVPSPEAPVEPDMVMVEL
- the paaA gene encoding 1,2-phenylacetyl-CoA epoxidase subunit A — protein: MSGSSNVGMHIDHCIEEDPVLLAAFEAKMAAGEMIEADDWMPQAYRTGMLKMAEHHANSEIVGALPEGEWITRAPSLKRKLALTAKVQDEVGHGQMLYRVSQDLGKSRDDMLRDLITGKTKYHNCFNYPAPTWADIAMIQWLIDGAAIMNQKTLADGAYGPYVRTMRRINMEEAFHFKSGEDMVLTLMSGTKRQKQMTQEAFDRWWGPAIMFFGPPDKPNARELPPMRWRMKTVTNDELRQRFVDRFAPAAIALGLTINIVEKDEQGMVVPGSVRPDERVVLDEKTGHWGFTPPDWDEFFRVIRGGGPCNAKRLALRRFSYEQGQWVRRAVLGGKVNLPPAA